Proteins from a genomic interval of Clostridium cochlearium:
- the sigG gene encoding RNA polymerase sporulation sigma factor SigG has product MIINKVEICGVNTSKLPVLKGKEMKELLIKTQQGDLKARERFIKCNLRLVLSVIQRFNNRGENPDDLFQVGCIGLIKAIDNFDLSHNVRFSTYAVPMIIGEIRRYLRDNNSIRVSRSLRDIAYKALQVRDKLIAKNNKEPTISEISKELDIPREEVVFALDAIQDPLSLFEPVYQDGGDSIYVMDQISDTKNLDDSWIENIAIKEAMKNLNKREKLILNLRFFNGRTQMEVADEIGISQAQVSRLEKTALKNMRKFV; this is encoded by the coding sequence ATGATAATAAATAAGGTAGAAATATGCGGAGTAAATACGTCAAAATTGCCAGTATTAAAAGGAAAAGAAATGAAAGAGTTACTAATAAAAACTCAACAAGGAGATTTAAAGGCAAGAGAGAGATTTATAAAATGTAATTTACGACTTGTTTTAAGTGTTATACAAAGATTTAATAATAGAGGAGAAAATCCAGATGATCTTTTTCAAGTAGGATGTATAGGTCTTATTAAAGCTATAGATAACTTTGATTTAAGTCACAATGTTAGATTTTCAACATATGCAGTACCTATGATAATAGGAGAAATAAGGAGATATTTAAGAGATAATAATTCCATAAGAGTTAGTAGATCCTTGAGGGATATAGCATATAAAGCTTTGCAAGTTCGAGATAAATTAATAGCTAAAAACAATAAGGAACCTACTATAAGTGAAATATCAAAAGAATTAGATATACCTAGAGAGGAGGTAGTTTTTGCTTTAGATGCTATCCAAGATCCACTATCTTTATTTGAACCAGTATATCAAGATGGAGGGGATTCTATATATGTTATGGATCAAATAAGTGATACCAAAAATTTAGATGATAGTTGGATAGAAAATATAGCTATAAAAGAAGCTATGAAAAATTTAAATAAAAGAGAAAAACTAATATTAAATTTAAGGTTTTTTAATGGAAGAACTCAAATGGAAGTTGCAGATGAAATAGGTATATCTCAAGCGCAGGTTTCTAGATTAGAAAAAACTGCTCTTAAAAATATGAGAAAATTTGTTTGA
- the spoIIGA gene encoding sigma-E processing peptidase SpoIIGA has product MHIYLDILFLENFIVNRFLLSLTARTVREKVNSIFLSLSSVMGSLYLLFILIGKKTYANNIFIKTLIAFCMVFIIFRKKNIVFKIKTTFIFILYSILLAGICIFMQIANGNGFKSNMVIVNFPYKKLLMGIMLLYFVLERVVSFIRNRVVVDKLIYKMDIVLKDSRKSINAFLDTGNELIEPATNLPVIVVEKDIFEEKEIEDYDIMYIPFSVVNGEGGMLQAIKPEMVSIYKEKEIEKKEVLIAFSEKKLSDCGDYNALLSRKSFF; this is encoded by the coding sequence ATGCATATATACCTTGATATTTTATTTCTTGAAAACTTTATTGTAAATAGATTTCTTCTTTCTTTAACAGCGCGGACCGTTAGAGAAAAAGTAAATTCTATTTTTTTAAGTTTATCTTCAGTAATGGGGAGTTTATATCTTTTATTTATATTAATAGGTAAAAAAACTTATGCAAATAATATTTTTATTAAAACTCTAATTGCTTTTTGTATGGTTTTTATAATTTTTAGAAAAAAAAATATAGTTTTTAAAATAAAAACTACTTTTATTTTTATTTTATACTCAATATTATTGGCAGGAATATGTATTTTTATGCAAATCGCTAATGGCAATGGATTTAAAAGCAATATGGTAATTGTAAATTTTCCATATAAAAAACTTTTAATGGGAATAATGCTACTTTATTTTGTATTAGAAAGAGTAGTTAGCTTTATAAGAAATAGAGTTGTTGTAGACAAGCTTATCTATAAAATGGATATAGTTTTAAAGGATTCTAGAAAAAGTATAAATGCGTTTTTGGATACAGGAAATGAGTTAATTGAGCCTGCAACAAATTTGCCAGTTATCGTTGTAGAAAAAGACATATTCGAAGAAAAGGAAATAGAAGATTATGACATTATGTACATTCCTTTTTCTGTAGTAAATGGGGAAGGGGGAATGCTTCAGGCAATAAAGCCTGAAATGGTATCAATATATAAAGAAAAAGAAATAGAAAAAAAGGAAGTATTAATAGCCTTTTCAGAGAAAAAATTAAGTGATTGTGGAGACTATAATGCATTGCTATCAAGAAAAAGCTTTTTTTAA
- the sigE gene encoding RNA polymerase sporulation sigma factor SigE, producing MFKLKVFLNKILSKLKIFARNIYYIGGSDVLPPPLTREEEKNLVEKLNYGDESIRSILIERNLRLVVYIARKFENTGIGIEDLVSVGTIGLIKAVNTFDPSKKIKLATYASRCIENEILMYLRRNNKIKSEISFYEPLNVDWDGNELLLSDILGTDNDIVYDYIEEEVDKELLLIAMDKLNNREKQIVNLRFGLGGKTEKTQKEVADMLGISQSYISRLEKRIIKRLKKEINKMI from the coding sequence ATGTTTAAATTAAAAGTATTTCTAAATAAAATATTATCTAAGTTAAAAATATTTGCAAGAAATATATACTATATAGGTGGCAGTGACGTATTACCTCCACCTTTGACAAGAGAGGAAGAAAAAAACTTAGTAGAAAAACTTAACTATGGTGATGAAAGTATAAGATCAATATTAATAGAAAGAAATTTAAGACTTGTAGTTTATATTGCAAGAAAGTTTGAAAATACTGGTATAGGTATTGAAGATTTGGTATCAGTAGGAACTATAGGTTTAATTAAAGCTGTGAATACATTTGACCCTAGTAAAAAAATAAAGTTAGCTACTTATGCTTCAAGGTGTATTGAAAATGAAATACTTATGTATCTTAGAAGAAATAATAAGATAAAATCTGAAATATCTTTTTATGAACCATTAAATGTAGATTGGGATGGCAACGAATTATTGCTTTCAGATATATTAGGAACGGATAATGATATTGTTTATGATTATATAGAAGAAGAAGTAGACAAGGAATTACTTTTAATAGCCATGGATAAACTAAATAACAGAGAAAAACAGATAGTTAATTTAAGATTTGGTTTGGGTGGAAAAACTGAAAAAACTCAAAAGGAAGTTGCGGATATGTTAGGAATATCTCAATCCTATATATCTAGGCTAGAAAAGCGAATAATTAAAAGACTTAAAAAGGAAATAAATAAAATGATATAA